In Halosegnis marinus, one genomic interval encodes:
- a CDS encoding rhodanese-like domain-containing protein, with protein MDGEISAAELADLIDANADVRVVDIRSPAAFARGHIPDSVNIPFAELPQRVEELTGAERIVTVCPHGQASVQAARLVGSYQGSTGRVESLAEGIEGWRAGDHAWESEAAPTDEGPDAPF; from the coding sequence ATGGACGGCGAGATATCGGCCGCCGAGCTGGCCGACCTCATCGACGCGAACGCGGACGTGCGGGTCGTGGACATCCGGTCGCCCGCGGCGTTCGCCCGCGGCCACATCCCCGACAGCGTCAACATCCCCTTCGCGGAGCTCCCCCAGCGGGTCGAGGAGCTCACCGGCGCGGAGCGAATCGTGACGGTGTGTCCCCACGGCCAGGCCTCGGTGCAGGCCGCGCGGCTGGTCGGCTCGTATCAGGGCTCGACGGGGCGCGTCGAGTCGCTCGCCGAGGGTATCGAGGGGTGGCGAGCGGGGGACCACGCGTGGGAGAGCGAGGCCGCCCCGACCGACGAGGGGCCGGACGCCCCGTTCTAA
- a CDS encoding thioredoxin family protein, whose amino-acid sequence MSVSLKDFHADWCGPCKTQDPILDELKEEYGDRFDLVKVNVDEEQDVANEYQVRSLPTLIIENDDGIVERFVGVTQRDDIEAALEEAGA is encoded by the coding sequence ATGAGTGTCAGTCTGAAGGACTTCCACGCCGACTGGTGTGGGCCGTGTAAGACCCAGGACCCCATCCTGGACGAGCTGAAGGAGGAGTACGGCGACCGCTTCGACCTCGTGAAGGTGAACGTCGACGAGGAGCAGGACGTGGCCAACGAGTACCAGGTTCGCTCGCTCCCGACGCTCATCATCGAGAACGACGACGGCATCGTCGAGCGGTTCGTGGGCGTCACCCAGCGCGACGACATCGAGGCCGCGCTGGAGGAGGCCGGCGCGTAA
- a CDS encoding preprotein translocase subunit Sec61beta, giving the protein MSSGQNSGGLMSSAGLVRYFDSEDRNAPTIDPRTVVAFGLLFGAFVMVLNAVA; this is encoded by the coding sequence ATGAGCAGTGGACAGAACTCCGGCGGGCTGATGTCCTCCGCCGGGCTGGTCCGGTACTTCGACAGCGAGGACCGCAACGCCCCGACCATCGACCCCCGCACCGTCGTCGCGTTCGGCCTCCTGTTCGGCGCGTTCGTGATGGTGCTCAACGCCGTCGCGTAG
- the pdxT gene encoding pyridoxal 5'-phosphate synthase glutaminase subunit PdxT, giving the protein MTVTAGVVAVQGDVSEHADAVRRAAERYGAAVEVVEIRDGGLVPDCDVLLLPGGESTTISALLAEEGIDDEIRDHVAAGKPVLATCAGLIVAATDAKDDRVATLDVLDVTVDRNAFGRQADSFEAPLDVEGLDEPFPAVFIRAPVIDEVGGGVEVLAEWDGRPVAVKQGPVVALAFHPELTDDPRIHELAFFRQAAADAEA; this is encoded by the coding sequence ATGACAGTCACAGCCGGCGTCGTCGCCGTCCAGGGCGACGTCTCCGAACACGCCGACGCCGTCCGGCGCGCCGCCGAGCGGTACGGCGCCGCCGTCGAGGTGGTCGAGATACGCGACGGCGGCCTCGTCCCCGACTGCGACGTGTTGCTCCTGCCCGGCGGGGAGTCGACGACCATCTCCGCGCTGCTCGCGGAGGAGGGCATCGACGACGAGATACGCGACCACGTCGCCGCGGGCAAGCCCGTCCTCGCCACCTGTGCCGGCCTCATCGTCGCCGCGACGGACGCGAAGGACGACCGCGTGGCGACGCTCGACGTGCTCGACGTCACCGTCGACAGGAACGCCTTCGGGCGGCAGGCCGACTCCTTCGAGGCCCCCCTCGACGTCGAGGGGCTGGACGAGCCGTTCCCGGCCGTGTTCATCCGCGCGCCGGTCATCGACGAGGTGGGCGGGGGCGTCGAGGTGCTCGCCGAGTGGGACGGCCGCCCCGTCGCCGTGAAGCAGGGCCCCGTCGTCGCGCTCGCGTTCCACCCCGAACTCACCGACGACCCGCGGATACACGAACTCGCCTTCTTCCGGCAGGCCGCGGCCGACGCGGAGGCGTAA
- a CDS encoding bifunctional nuclease family protein, which yields MDAFIDGVKVANTPSGTVPVVLVGVEDDDDLLPVFVGFDEAMAIRRGLDAEDIGRPLTHDLLLDVMEELGGRVERVEITELREGTYIADLHLDTPREATVVDARPSDALALAARTNAPISVAREVYEAGKELPDEFEELYDIREVVTDE from the coding sequence ATGGACGCCTTCATCGACGGCGTGAAAGTGGCGAACACGCCATCCGGCACCGTCCCCGTGGTGCTCGTGGGCGTCGAGGACGACGACGACCTGCTCCCGGTGTTCGTCGGCTTCGACGAGGCGATGGCCATCCGCCGCGGGCTGGACGCCGAGGACATCGGCCGGCCGCTCACCCACGACCTGCTGCTCGACGTGATGGAGGAACTCGGCGGCCGCGTCGAGCGCGTCGAGATAACGGAGCTCCGCGAGGGGACCTACATCGCGGACCTGCACCTCGACACCCCCCGCGAGGCGACGGTCGTGGACGCCCGGCCCTCCGACGCGCTGGCGCTCGCGGCCCGGACGAACGCCCCCATCTCGGTCGCGCGCGAGGTGTACGAGGCCGGCAAGGAGCTCCCCGACGAGTTCGAGGAACTGTACGACATCCGGGAGGTCGTGACCGATGAGTGA
- the hisE gene encoding phosphoribosyl-ATP diphosphatase has translation MSEESEDVLAELFAVVESRKADLPDDSYTTTLFTHEKGENYVLEKLGEEATETILAAKDGNREELAAESADLVYHLLVLLSMKDMDLDDLLAELAERRG, from the coding sequence ATGAGTGAGGAGTCCGAGGACGTGCTCGCGGAGCTGTTCGCGGTCGTGGAGTCGCGCAAGGCCGACCTCCCCGACGACTCCTACACGACGACGCTGTTCACCCACGAGAAGGGCGAGAACTACGTGCTGGAGAAGCTCGGCGAGGAGGCGACCGAGACGATTCTCGCCGCGAAGGACGGGAACCGCGAGGAACTGGCCGCCGAGAGCGCCGACCTCGTCTACCACCTGCTCGTGCTGCTGTCGATGAAGGACATGGACCTCGACGACCTGCTCGCGGAACTCGCCGAGCGGCGCGGGTAG
- a CDS encoding ASCH domain-containing protein, with amino-acid sequence MTEIAPDDLLPNDRVTEAVAEGRVTQLTRGASNRYAEAGDTFALDGDTFEVTEVEERKLGDMTDGDAEREGSPSLDAYKARMKRAHPGGFEWDDDADVLTYRFERVSA; translated from the coding sequence ATGACGGAGATAGCTCCCGACGACCTGTTGCCGAACGACCGCGTGACGGAGGCCGTGGCCGAGGGCCGCGTCACGCAGCTGACACGCGGCGCCTCGAACCGCTACGCCGAGGCCGGCGACACGTTCGCGCTCGACGGCGACACCTTCGAGGTGACGGAGGTGGAGGAGCGGAAGCTCGGGGACATGACCGACGGCGACGCCGAGCGCGAGGGGTCGCCCTCGCTCGACGCGTACAAGGCCCGGATGAAGCGCGCCCACCCCGGCGGCTTCGAGTGGGACGACGACGCCGACGTGCTGACGTACCGGTTCGAGCGGGTGTCCGCCTAG
- a CDS encoding NOG1 family protein, whose product MTIFESLPTTPRSEELVDKAFSRAARAGRAKQGVEAQESMLQTAGNILSDNLGNVVTSWPDFDEVDPFYRELADAIVRREDLNVDTLRQHLNEVMWASRQVESIKKEYHGRIRNADPDTARKLRKQAFARYADITESVADDLLAIADAREELKTLPDIRADEPTIVVAGYPNVGKSSFVNRVTRASNEVATYPFTTKQLRVGHFERERIRYQLVDTPGVLDRPAEERNAIESQAVSALTHLADAVLFLLDASGDCGYPLDSQLELRDEVVELFGDRDVPVITVCNKADRSRDVEADRYMSVETGEGVDEALDAAVEAVGYELELPFDDS is encoded by the coding sequence ATGACTATCTTCGAGTCGCTCCCCACGACCCCCCGGTCGGAGGAGCTCGTCGACAAGGCGTTCTCGCGGGCCGCCCGCGCGGGCCGCGCCAAGCAGGGCGTGGAGGCCCAGGAGTCGATGCTGCAGACCGCCGGCAACATCCTCTCGGACAACCTCGGCAACGTCGTCACCTCGTGGCCCGACTTCGACGAGGTGGACCCCTTCTACCGCGAGCTCGCGGACGCCATCGTGCGCCGCGAGGACCTGAACGTGGACACGCTCCGCCAGCACCTCAACGAGGTGATGTGGGCCTCCCGCCAGGTCGAGTCCATCAAGAAGGAGTACCACGGCCGGATACGCAACGCAGACCCCGACACCGCCCGGAAGCTCCGCAAGCAGGCGTTCGCGCGCTACGCCGACATCACCGAGTCCGTCGCCGACGACCTGCTCGCCATCGCGGACGCCCGCGAGGAGCTGAAGACGCTGCCCGACATCCGCGCCGACGAACCGACCATCGTCGTCGCGGGCTACCCGAACGTCGGGAAGTCCTCGTTCGTGAACCGCGTCACGCGCGCCTCGAACGAGGTGGCGACGTACCCGTTCACGACCAAGCAGCTGCGCGTCGGCCACTTCGAGCGCGAGCGCATCCGCTACCAGCTCGTGGACACCCCGGGCGTGCTCGACCGCCCCGCCGAGGAGCGCAACGCCATCGAATCGCAGGCCGTCTCGGCGCTGACGCACCTCGCGGACGCCGTCCTCTTCCTCCTCGACGCGAGCGGCGACTGCGGCTACCCGCTCGACTCCCAGCTCGAACTCCGCGACGAGGTGGTCGAGCTGTTCGGCGACCGCGACGTGCCCGTCATCACCGTCTGCAACAAGGCCGACCGCTCGCGGGACGTCGAGGCCGACCGCTACATGAGCGTCGAGACGGGCGAGGGCGTCGACGAGGCGCTCGACGCGGCCGTCGAGGCCGTCGGCTACGAGCTCGAACTCCCGTTCGACGACTCCTGA
- a CDS encoding HPP family protein, which produces MSRTLPATARVVALLSGLAAVAWATGRPFVFPSLGPSAYALAVNPDAATNTPRRVLGGHAIGVAAGFLAYHALAGGAVLTESLAPLSAAGAGLALSSLAAVALTTAGMLATDLRHAPACATTLIVALGLLATPVEAGIVVVAVLALVTVDALLPRQESSNGSSSS; this is translated from the coding sequence GTGTCACGGACGCTTCCCGCGACGGCGCGCGTCGTCGCCCTTCTCTCCGGGCTCGCGGCCGTCGCGTGGGCCACGGGCCGGCCGTTCGTCTTCCCGAGCCTCGGCCCCTCGGCGTACGCGCTCGCCGTGAACCCCGACGCGGCGACGAACACGCCCCGGCGCGTGCTCGGGGGCCACGCTATCGGCGTCGCGGCCGGCTTCCTCGCCTACCACGCGCTCGCGGGCGGCGCGGTCCTCACCGAGTCGCTCGCGCCGCTGTCGGCCGCCGGCGCGGGGCTGGCGCTCTCGTCGCTCGCCGCCGTCGCGCTCACGACCGCCGGGATGCTGGCGACCGACCTCCGGCACGCCCCGGCGTGTGCGACGACGCTCATCGTCGCGCTCGGCCTGCTCGCGACGCCCGTCGAGGCCGGCATCGTCGTCGTCGCCGTCCTCGCGCTCGTGACCGTCGACGCCCTGCTCCCGCGTCAGGAGTCGTCGAACGGGAGTTCGAGCTCGTAG
- the npdG gene encoding NADPH-dependent F420 reductase gives MRIALLGGTGDIGQGLALRWAHDSDHEVVLGSRDPERAREKAEEYETELASLGRERKVTGFANGMAADRADVVVLAVPAYHLTDTVEAVADGLDENTVLVTPAVGMKRDDDGFHYNPPPGGSVAALAAEAAPEGVPVVGAYHNLAAGRLADLETDLDWDTPVFGDDEDAKETVVRLTEDIEGLRPLDAGGLANAAEVESLTPLLINLASENDGLHDLGVKFQ, from the coding sequence ATGCGAATCGCGTTGCTCGGCGGCACCGGCGACATCGGACAGGGGCTCGCGCTCCGGTGGGCCCACGACTCGGACCACGAGGTCGTCCTCGGCTCGCGCGACCCGGAACGCGCGCGGGAGAAGGCCGAGGAGTACGAGACGGAACTCGCCTCGCTCGGCCGCGAGCGGAAGGTCACCGGCTTCGCCAACGGGATGGCCGCGGACCGCGCCGACGTGGTCGTCCTCGCCGTCCCCGCCTACCACCTCACGGACACGGTCGAGGCCGTCGCGGACGGCTTGGACGAGAACACCGTCCTCGTCACGCCCGCGGTCGGAATGAAGCGCGACGACGACGGCTTCCACTACAACCCCCCGCCGGGCGGCTCCGTCGCGGCGCTGGCGGCCGAGGCCGCCCCCGAGGGCGTCCCGGTGGTCGGCGCGTACCACAACCTCGCGGCCGGGCGGCTGGCCGACCTCGAAACTGACCTCGACTGGGACACGCCCGTCTTCGGCGACGACGAGGACGCCAAGGAGACGGTCGTCCGTCTGACCGAGGACATCGAGGGGCTGCGCCCGCTCGACGCCGGCGGCCTCGCCAACGCCGCCGAGGTGGAGTCGCTCACGCCGCTCCTGATAAACCTCGCGAGCGAGAACGACGGCCTCCACGACCTCGGCGTGAAGTTCCAGTAG
- a CDS encoding DUF7504 family protein yields the protein MSGGTPVTEVADARNVLLLGPSVNDDVDAACRDLLPAASGTYVIAVNFSPTPSTWLDRYAATGADPAGLVLVTTNPAGIDADDYPWPLAVEGISTPGDLTGVGMVVSKYLERWHGADEVVLCFDSLTALLQYEEPQNVYRFLHIISTRLAGAGARAHFHLDPATQDDKVVSTLRSPFDAVAEYDDGWRVARR from the coding sequence ATGAGCGGGGGTACGCCGGTCACGGAGGTCGCGGACGCGCGCAACGTCCTGTTACTCGGCCCGTCGGTAAACGACGACGTGGACGCGGCCTGCCGCGACCTGCTCCCGGCCGCCTCCGGCACCTACGTCATCGCGGTGAACTTCTCGCCGACGCCGTCGACGTGGCTCGACCGCTACGCCGCGACCGGGGCCGACCCGGCCGGCCTCGTTCTCGTCACGACGAACCCCGCGGGCATCGACGCCGACGACTACCCGTGGCCGCTCGCGGTGGAGGGTATCTCGACACCCGGTGACCTCACCGGCGTCGGGATGGTCGTCAGCAAGTACCTCGAACGGTGGCACGGGGCCGACGAGGTGGTGCTGTGTTTCGACTCGCTCACGGCGCTGCTCCAGTACGAGGAGCCGCAGAACGTCTACCGGTTCCTCCACATCATCTCGACGCGGCTCGCCGGGGCGGGCGCGCGGGCGCACTTCCACCTCGACCCGGCGACGCAGGACGACAAGGTCGTCTCGACGCTCCGCTCGCCGTTCGACGCCGTCGCCGAGTACGACGACGGCTGGCGGGTCGCCCGGCGCTGA
- a CDS encoding DUF7522 family protein, with the protein MPLTGASTLVSFDGDAATAAVREAAGDGVASVSAFTTDDFEILYVSDDVLALYRDEAHLREHYDEVLSHLNMDILEKEVYEGTLLPNAGRVRASVTYMDDLTLLRVVVEEEGLYIALQPDAPVRTVVDAVEPVLFD; encoded by the coding sequence ATGCCACTCACGGGAGCCTCGACGCTCGTCTCGTTCGACGGCGACGCGGCGACGGCGGCGGTGCGCGAGGCGGCCGGCGACGGGGTCGCCTCCGTCTCGGCGTTCACGACCGACGACTTCGAGATACTGTACGTCTCCGACGACGTACTCGCGCTCTACCGCGACGAGGCCCACCTCCGGGAGCACTACGACGAGGTGCTGTCGCACCTCAACATGGACATCCTCGAGAAGGAGGTGTACGAGGGGACGCTGTTGCCCAACGCGGGCCGCGTCCGCGCCAGCGTCACGTACATGGACGACCTGACGCTGCTCCGCGTCGTCGTCGAGGAGGAGGGCCTCTACATCGCGCTCCAGCCGGACGCGCCCGTCAGGACCGTCGTTGACGCCGTCGAGCCGGTGTTGTTCGACTAG
- a CDS encoding TIGR01548 family HAD-type hydrolase — MRADAVVLDIDGVLVDVADSYRRAIVDAVERVHGDTIERDDVQAFKDAGGFNNDWELTYAAALYVLARRVGFPLSLDTFTDKVGASGGGLAGAETVVADHLDPHDRETVYDAWDRERLHAVFQQLYLGSDRYRDLEGAEPDIDADGYIEDEPLLLDPDARDDLLARFDVGVVTGRPAAEADIALDRVGLDLPDERRFTMDDWEEGKPHPRALVTLAERFGADSVVFVGDTLDDIETAVNAAEADPERDYHGVGVLTGGLTGASGREKYEAAGATAVIDSVNDLPDLVE, encoded by the coding sequence ATCCGGGCCGACGCCGTGGTGCTCGACATCGACGGCGTGCTCGTGGACGTGGCCGACTCCTACCGGCGGGCCATCGTGGACGCCGTCGAGCGCGTTCACGGCGACACCATCGAGCGCGACGACGTGCAGGCGTTCAAGGACGCCGGCGGCTTCAACAACGACTGGGAGCTCACCTACGCGGCCGCGCTGTACGTGCTCGCGCGCCGCGTCGGCTTCCCGCTCTCGCTCGACACCTTCACGGACAAGGTCGGGGCCTCCGGCGGGGGGCTCGCGGGCGCCGAGACCGTCGTCGCGGACCACCTCGACCCCCACGACCGCGAGACGGTGTACGACGCGTGGGACCGCGAGCGCCTGCACGCGGTGTTCCAGCAGCTCTACCTCGGGAGCGACCGCTACCGCGACCTGGAGGGCGCGGAGCCGGACATCGACGCGGACGGCTACATCGAGGACGAGCCGCTGCTGCTCGACCCCGACGCCCGCGACGACCTGCTCGCGCGCTTCGACGTGGGCGTCGTCACGGGCCGGCCCGCCGCCGAGGCCGACATCGCGCTCGACCGCGTCGGGCTCGACCTCCCCGACGAGCGCCGCTTCACGATGGACGACTGGGAGGAGGGGAAGCCCCACCCCCGCGCGCTCGTGACGCTCGCCGAGCGGTTCGGCGCGGACTCGGTCGTCTTCGTCGGGGACACCCTCGACGACATCGAGACGGCGGTCAACGCCGCCGAGGCCGACCCGGAACGCGACTACCACGGGGTCGGGGTCCTGACGGGCGGGCTGACGGGCGCGTCGGGCCGTGAGAAGTACGAGGCGGCGGGCGCGACCGCGGTCATCGACTCGGTGAACGACCTCCCCGACCTCGTCGAGTGA
- a CDS encoding UPF0146 family protein has protein sequence MTDRRRALADALAALAPERAVEVGVGRRPDVAAALAERGRAVTATDVVARDVPEGVAFVRDDATDPDPAVYAEADLVYALNCPPELQRPLVAIAERAGAAWAFTTLGADPAVVEAAPRTLPGDTLFTVPDRVPRV, from the coding sequence GTGACCGACCGTCGCCGGGCGCTCGCCGACGCCCTCGCCGCCTTAGCCCCCGAACGCGCCGTCGAGGTGGGGGTGGGTCGCCGGCCGGACGTGGCCGCGGCCCTCGCCGAGCGGGGGCGCGCCGTGACCGCGACGGACGTGGTCGCGCGCGACGTGCCAGAGGGGGTCGCGTTCGTCCGCGACGACGCCACCGACCCCGACCCGGCCGTCTACGCGGAGGCCGACCTCGTGTACGCGCTGAACTGTCCGCCGGAGCTCCAGCGCCCGCTCGTCGCGATAGCCGAGCGCGCCGGCGCGGCGTGGGCGTTCACGACCCTCGGGGCCGACCCGGCCGTGGTCGAGGCCGCGCCGCGAACCCTGCCGGGAGACACGCTGTTTACGGTCCCCGACCGGGTACCCCGCGTATGA
- a CDS encoding archaemetzincin family Zn-dependent metalloprotease has translation MHVDIVPVGDVPAVVKREASSGLRSVYDCEVTIHEAQEVPENAYDASRKQYRAEEFIELASRVGSGEKNIAVTPNDLYYRRRNYVFGLAYLSGNGSVVSTHRLQTSSDGGIANKSAADVFADRVRKEVVHEIGHTVGLEHCDNNRCVMNFSPTVREVDVKEQNLCGSCQRQVL, from the coding sequence ATGCACGTCGATATCGTTCCGGTGGGCGACGTCCCCGCCGTGGTAAAGCGGGAGGCGTCGTCGGGGCTGCGGTCGGTCTACGACTGCGAGGTGACGATACACGAGGCACAGGAGGTCCCCGAGAACGCCTACGACGCCTCGCGCAAGCAGTACCGCGCGGAGGAGTTCATCGAGCTCGCCTCCCGCGTCGGCTCCGGCGAGAAGAACATCGCCGTCACGCCGAACGACCTCTACTACCGCCGCCGGAACTACGTCTTCGGGCTCGCGTACCTGTCTGGCAACGGCTCCGTCGTCTCCACCCACCGCCTCCAGACCTCCTCGGACGGCGGTATCGCCAACAAGTCCGCGGCCGACGTGTTCGCCGACCGCGTCCGCAAGGAGGTCGTCCACGAGATCGGCCACACCGTCGGGCTGGAACACTGCGACAACAACCGCTGCGTGATGAACTTCTCGCCGACCGTCCGCGAGGTGGACGTGAAGGAG